A window of Hymenobacter siberiensis genomic DNA:
GTAATTAGAATCGCCTTCACGATTGAGTTACTGCTGCACGCGAGATGCTTCGGCTACGCTCAGCATGACGGGCTACGGCCCTTGCTTTCCGCAAAGGTAACCCGCCCGTTTCGCGCCCCGTACTTTTGCGGGCTCATTCGTACCCGCCGCTTTGTTGCTTCCACCCGTACCCACGTCCCCATTTTTCTGGCTTTTGTTGGCGTGCGTGCTGGTGCAGCTGTTCTACGCGGTATATTTCTTCTGGCCCTTTGCCCGCCGCGCCCCCGAAGCCTCGGCCGCCGCGCCCGGTCCGGATGCCGAGCCGGTGTCCATTGTCGTTTGCGCCCGCAACGAGCTCGACAACCTGCGCCGCCTGCTGCCGCTGCTGCTCCAGCAGGACTATCCGGCGGCTTTCGAAATCGTGCTCATCGACGACCGCAGCCACGACGACACGTATTTATACGCCCAGCAGCTGGTCCAGTATTACCCCGAAAAAATTCGCCTCGTCACCATCAGCCGCACCCCCGACAGCTTCGCGCCCAAGAAATACGCCCTCACCCTCGGCATCAAAGCCACCCGCTACGCCTGCCTCCTCTTCACCGATGCCGACTGCATTCCGGCCACCAACCAGTGGCTGCGCCTCATGCAGCGCGGCTTTGCCAAAAAAGACGGGGCCGACCTCGTCCTGGGCTTTTCCGCCTACGCCGAAGCGCCCGGCTTCCTCAATCAGCTCATCCGCTACGAAACGCTGCTCACTGCTGCTCAGTACCTCAGCTTTGCCTGGCGCGGCTGGCCCTACATGGGCGTGGGCCGCAACCTGGCCTACACCCGCGCCTGCTTCACGGCCACCAAGGGCTTTGCCTCGCACATCCGCCAGCTCTCCGGCGACGACGACCTGCTGGTGCAGGACGCCGTGCGCCAGCGCCAACGCGTGGCCGTAGTAGCCGACCCCTCAGCCCACACCCTGAGCGCGCCCGCCGAAACCTGGGCCGCCTGGTGGCGCCAAAAGCGCCGGCACTTATCAGCCGGGCGGGCCTACCGGCTCCCCGACCGTTTGCGGGTGGGCACCTTCGTGCTGGCCAATATGTTGTTCTATCTGACTACCGTTGTGCTAGTTTTTTCGCCAAACAATTGGGTATCTTTGATAGTCGTATGGGTTCTGCGAACTTTGTTCGTAAGCGTCGTGTATGCGCGTCTGAGCCAGCGGCTCGGCCAGTCCGTAATCGTCGGGCTCTTGCCGGTGCTCGATGCGGTTTATTTTTTTCAATACCTGGCTCTGGGAATCTCGCTGTTCCTTAACCGCACCCTTCGATGGAAGTAAACAACCAAGATAGTCAAAAGCAGTTTTCAGCTAAAGCCAAACACGACTTTAAGCTGATTCGCGCCGCCGTGGACCACGGCGATGAGAAGGCCTATGCCGAGCTGATGCACATCTACAAAAAGCCCGTGTACCACGTGGTGCTCAAGATGGTGCGCAACCAGGACGATGCCGAAGACCTCACCATTGAGGCCTTCGCCAAGGCTTTTCGCAACCTGCACAAGTTCAACCCCGAGTATGCGTTCAGCACTTGGCTGTTCCGCATTGCCACCAACAACTGCATCGATTTTATCCGCAAGAATAAAATCAAAACCATGTCGATTGATTCGGCCATTAAGGTTGACAACGGCGACGAAATCACCATCGATTTCCGCGACAACGACTTGAATCCGGCCGAGCACGCTGTGCGCAACCAGAAAATCGAAATCATGCGCCACATCGTGTCGCGCTTGCCCGATAAGTACCAGCGCCTCGTGTCGTTGCGCTATTTCGACGAGCTCAGCTACGAAGAAATCGCCACCGAGCTCAAAGCCCCTCTCGGCACCGTGAAAGCCCAGCTGCACCGCGCCCGCGAGCTGCTCTATGACATGGTGAAGCACACCAAGCAGATTATTTAAGCCCCGCTGCGTTTCGTTTTTGTCATTCTGAAAGCAGCGTAGCGAAATGAAGAATCTCTACCATGGAAGTAATTAATTACTCTCGCGGTAGAGATTCTTCATTTCGCTACGCTGCTTTCAGAATGACCGTTTTCAAATAGCTCGCACCCATGAACCTCCTCCAGCACCACTTCCCCCAACTCACCCCGCAGCAGCTTGAGCTTTTTCAGCAGTTCGAAGCCGAGTTCCGCGCCACCAACGAAGCCATCAACCTGGTGTCGCGCCCCGACATGGAGAATTTCACGGAGCGCCACGTGCTGCACTCGCTGGGCATTGCCAAAGTGGTGCAGTTTCCTAAAGGCAGCGCCGTGCTCGACGTGGGCACCGGCGGCGGCCTGCCCGGCCTGCCGCTGGCCATTCTATTCCCCGAAGTGCACTTCCACTTGGTAGATAGCATTGGCAAGAAAATCCGCGCCGTGCAGTTCATGGCCGCCGCGCTGGGCCTGAACAACGTGACCGCCGAGCAAACCCGCGCCGAGCAGGTGCGCGCCAAATACGACTTCGTGGTGAGCCGCGCCGTGGCCCGCCTCGCCACCTTCCATCCCTGGATTGCCCACCGCTTCAAGCCCCAGGGCGCGCCCGGTGCCGGCCTGTACTACCTCAAAGGGGGCGACCTGACGGAGGAAATCGCCGAGTCGGGTCTGAAAGCCCGGGTAACGAACTTGAGCGACGTCTATCCGGAAGAGTTTTTCGAGACGAAAAAAGTGGTGTTTATACCAGCCAAGTAATCGGTTGTCATTGCGAGTTTAGCCGGCTCTGGCGCGACTTTAGCGTAGCGTAACTCGTGCCGGCTATGCAGGAGGCTGTGCCTCCTGTGCCGCGCCAGCGGCAATTCGGCTTTGCATGGGCCGCGCCGTTCTGATGCGAGGCACAGCCTCGCCCAGATAGTGGGCACGAGTTACACTGCGCTAAACTCGCGCCAGTCACAAACAAGCGTTTTCGCCTACGCTGGCACCGCCGCCGTCAGAAACGCCACCGCCCGCCGCTCCGAATAATACTCGCCGCTGCTCTCGGCAAAGCCGACGTGCCCGCCCTCAGGCGGCGTTTCGAGGAACACAAAGGGTGAGCTGACCGCCACCTCCCGCGGATAGCAGGAAGCCGGCAAAAACGGGTCGTTCTGCGCGTTAACCAGCAGCGTAGGCACCCGAATGCCGCTGAGGTAGCGGCCCGAGCTTGCATACTGGTAGTAGGCATCGGCCGAATCGAACCCGTGCATGGGCGCAGTGTATTTGTCATCGAACTGCTGGAAATCGCGCAATTCCTCAATCCCCTCCAGGTCGACCTGGCCGGGCAGCAGCTCGGCCTTGGCCCGCACCTTCTCGCGCAGCGATTTCAGAAATCGCCGCAGGTACACCTGGTTTTGCAGCCGCCCGATATGCACCGAGCTGGCCTGCAAATCCGTCGGCACGGAGAATACCGCCGCCCGCTGCACCTCGGCCGGTACGCGGGCCGCATCCTCACCCAGGTACTTCAGCGTCACGTTGCCACCCGCACTGAAACCCAGCAGGTAGGCCCGCTGGTAGCGGCCGGTGGCCAGCGCGTGGCGTAGCACCAGGTCCAGGTCCTCGGTGTCGCCGAGGTGGTAGGAGCGGAGCAGGCGGTTCATCTCGCCGCCGCAGCTGCGGTAGTTCCAGGCCAAGGCATCGAGGCCCGCGCGGTTGAGGGCCCGTACCATGCCCCGCACGTAGGGCCGCGAGGCGTCGCCTTCGAGGCCGTGCGATACGATGGCGAGGTCGTTGGTGGGGTGGTGTTTGGGCAGGCGGCTCCAATCCAGGTTCAGGAAATCGCCGTCGGGCAGCTCCAGGCGCTCGCGCTGGTAGGCCACGTCGGGCACGGTGCGCCACAGGCTGGGCACAATGGTCTGCAAATGACCATTGAACAGGTAAAAAGGCGACTGATAATGGGTTTCGGCAACGAGCGGCATGGCACGGAGGGGCTGGGAGTGGCTGGGCGCGCTGGGTGGGAGGGGGAGGTTTGGTAAAGTTCGCACCTAATCGGCATGCATACTAATTTAGCTGCCTGAAAGTGAATTTGGAATGAGTATTGGCCGTTTTGAGAGGGACTCTGATTTCCTCAACGGAATATAATAAGCATTGGCTCAAGATTTTTGGCGGTAAGGTTTGAATTTGTCAGACGGATTCGTACCTTTGCCCTCCCAAACACAGAACTCAAGCATAACGCTCCTATATATTTCCTGCTCATGGCAAACCATAAGTCGGCCCTCAAGCGCATCCGCAGCAACGAAGCCAAGCGCGTGTTGAACCGTTACCAGCACAAATCCACCCGCACGGCTATCAAAAAGCTCCGTACGACGACCGACAAAACGGCTGCCCAAGAGCTGCTGAAGAAGGTGACTTCGATGCTGGACCGTCTGGCCAAGAAGAACATCATCCACAAGAACAAAGCTGCTAACAACAAAAGCAAGCTGACAAAGCTCGTCAACGCGCTTTAGTGCGAGACGAGCCTAGCGAGGCCAGACTGCGCCGCCCCAAGGTCTGGTCTCGCGCTCCTTACAAAAAGCCCTGCTCAGTTTTGAGCAGGGCTTTTTGCGTGTAAATAGGTTTTTGGGCGAGCTAACATAGCTTTATTCGGGAGTATTTGAGTGGGTTGCTTACCTTACGGGCAATATTCCACATCAACTACCCCCAACCCATGAAACACGCCTACCCTTGGGCGCAGCCTTTGCTGGCCGCGCTGATTTCGTTTACGGCTTTGAGCGCCAGTGCGCAACAGGCGTGGCGGCCGTTTCGGCCGGGGCTGATTTATTCGTTTTCTCCCACTTCGTCTTCTGCTTCTAATGGGACCGCCAACGTGTTTTTGTTGCGTCTTGACTCAACATATCGCACTGCGGGAGGTGATTCCGTGTGGGCCTTTAACCGGCTAATGTGGCCGTTTGATGGCAGTGCGTTGGGGGGGAATGTTTGCTTTTACGACTGCCCGTAAAAGCCGTAACAACCTATTCGGGTCGCGGTTGGTATGGCAGCCGGGTACGGCCGAATTCATTTTGGAAAACGTGGCTGAAGGAAGCCAGCAAGCGGCCCTATCGTTGCGGCTACGACCCCGGGCGGCTGTGGGCAGCTCCTGGGTAGCCAGTACCTCGCCCGCGCTCACGGCCACCCTCACGAGCCGTAGCTGGGACCGGGTAGGCAGCCAGCCGGGCAGTCCCTTCGATTCGGTGGCTGTTGTCACCCTCAGCTCGGGAGCAGTGGTGCGGCTGAGCCGGTAATACGGGCTACTGGCTGGCCCACGCTGGCTTACATTGACGAGCACGGCTCCGCAATATGTTATCCGCGAACTGCCGGTGGCGTTGGCCGGCTCCCCGCTATCGCCGGACCGTCTTTTCGATTTGCATCCTGGCGACCTGTTGGGTTACGAAACGACGCCACAATCGGTGGGCGGGCCGCCCTGCACCAGTACGTATACGCTACGCGCTATGCTGACGCGGCAGGTGGTCGGCGACTCGCTGATTTTCACCTACCGCCAACAAAGCAAGGTCGTAAATCACCGTATTTCTGGCTGCTTCGGCACGCCGCCTGGAACGGTACTGGGGCCGGTGCAAACGGGCCGGTTGGCGTTTTCGCTGCGCACGGGCCAGTCGCAACAGTATGAGGCGCTGCCGCTGCTGTCCGGAGAGTACCGGGAGCTGTCCCGTTTCGCTGGCAGTGTAGTGCTGGTGGGGTTGGGCCTGTCGCAGCCAACCTTTCCTACCTGCCAGAGTGGTAACACTATTCTGGGCTACGAATATTTGCACCGCAGTGGAATGGCCAGCAATAATACACTGTCGTACGGGACAATAACGGACGGTAACTGGTTTCAGCATTTTGCCGCAGAAACCGGATTGGGCGACATTCGAACCGATGAAAAAACGCTACAATATTCCGTGAAAAGCGGATTCACTGGCCCCATTATCTGCGGCTCGAATACAAACTATGCTACCCTGCTGCCTACTCGTGCCGCCCAGGTGGCCGCCATTGCCACGCTGCACCCCAACCCCGCCGCCGAAGCTGCCACGCTCACGCTGGTCCAGCCCGCCCGCGCCGGGGCCTCGCTGCGTCTGACCGATGCGCTGGGCCGCGCCGTGTGGCGCGCGCCCGTGGCTGCTGGGCAGACGGCCGTATCCGTACCGTTGGTCGGGCAGCCCGCCGGCCTCTACCTGCTCCACCTTACCAGCCCCGATGGCGCTACCGCGACGTGGAAGCTGACCCACGAATAGGCCGGGTATCACCACAAAAAAGAGCCCGCTACTTTCGTAGCGGGCTCTTTTCGTATTCGGCCAGCGGGCCGGGATTGTGAGTTAGGCGATGCTCACCCGCACCATGTTGGCTTTGCCTTTGTCCTGGATGGGCATCGAGCCGGTGGTGATGTACACGTCGCCGGCTTCGAGGTGGCCGGTGGTGGTGAGGACGTAGCGGATGTCGGCCACGGTGCTGTCGGTGCTCACGAGGCGGTCGTAGTAGAAGCCGCGCACGCCCCACACCAGGCTCAGGGCCGTGAGCAGAGGCCGGTTATCGGTGAAGATGAAGATATTGGCTTTGGGGCGGTATTTGGCCAGCTGGAAGGCCGTGTAGCCCCGGTGCGTCATGCCGGTAATGGCTTTGGCCTCGGTGTTTTTGGCCAGGTGGCAGGAGGCCGACAAAATACTGTCGGCCATGAAGTTGGTGCCGCTGGAGTCGATGGGCCACCACTTATGAAACAGCTGCGGGCTGCGGCTTTCCACGCTCAGGATGGTGCCCACCATCGAGCGAATCACCTCGGCGGGGTAAGCGCCCACGGCGGTTTCGGCGGAGAGCATCACGGCATCGGCCCCGTCGAGCACGGCGTTGGCCACGTCGCTGGTTTCGGCGCGGGTAGGGCGGGGGGCCGTAATCATCGACTCCATCATCTGGGTGGCCACGATAACGGGCTTGCCGGCCGCGTTGCACTTGGCAATAATCATCTTCTGCGCCATCGGCACCTCTTCCATCTTCACCTCCACGCCGAGGTCGCCACGGGCCACCATCACAGCATCGGCGATGGCGATGATTTCGTCGATATTGCGCAGGCCGTCGGGCGTCTCAATCTTGGCCACCACGCGGGTATTTTTGCCGGCGTCGGCAATCAGCTTTTTGATGAAGCGAATGTCGTCGGCCTTGCGGGCAAAGCTCAGGGCCACCCAGTCCACGTCGTGCTCCAGGCCGAATTTCAGGTCTTCAATGTCCTTTTCGGTCATGCTCGGGGCCGATACTTCGGAGTCGGGTAGATTGATGCCTTTGCGGGGCTTCACCAGGCCGCCGTACACCACTTCCACGTCTACTTCCTTGTCGCGGTCGGTGGCCAGCACCTTCAGTTCAATTTTGCCATCGTCAATCAGAATCTGGTCGCCGGCCTTCACGTCGCGGGCCAGGCCCAGGTAAATGGTGCTCAGCCGCGTGGCCGTGCTGATTTCCTTCTCGCCGCACACCAGCTTGATTTTGTCGCCGGCTTTGATTTCCACACCGCCGCCTTCTACCTCACCCAACCGGATTTTCGGTCCCTGCAAGTCCTGCAACAGGCCCACCGAAGTCCGCATGTCCTTGTTCAGCCGCCGCACCGTGTTGATAACCGACAGGTGCTCCTCGTGCGCGCCGTGCGAAAAGTTGAGCCGGAATACGTCCACGCCTTCGCGCATGAGCGTGCCGAGGCGCTCATACGTGTTGGAGGCGGGGCCCACGGTGGCCACAATTTTGGTTTTGTTAAAAGAGTTGGGGGTTTCCATGCGTTGGGATGAAATGTCGGAACAAAAAAACTCCCCTCCTTAGGCAGAAGGGGACGCTGGCGCAGCGCGCAAGCTGGGGCGATAGCAGAATAAAAATGCCACCCATAGTCGCAAAAGTCGTTTAATTTAACCGAAAACCCTACCGTTTGCCGCGGTACTTGCCCGGGGTTTTTCCAGGCAAACGTTTGTTTATGGCCCTATTGGGCACCTGAGCGCGTTGGTTTATTTCCGTTGGGGCAAGGCCATGTGCCTCGCCCGCCCCGGCAATCACATAATCAGGTTTTCCTTGTATTTAAGCGAATTCGGGTCGAACTGGCAGGCATACTGCACGGCATCGAGGGCGGTGAGGCACTGAAGGATTTCGTCATCGGCCAGATGGCCGCTGCCGTTGCTCACGGCCAGCAGGTAGTCGTATTCCTTAATATCCGGGGCCAGGTAGGGCTTTTTGAGGCTGGAAGGGGCAATGGAGCGGTTGCGCAGCAGCCGCAGCGTGAGGCTCTCGGTAGCGTGCAGGTAGTGCGTAAACACCAGCCGGCCATGGCTGAGGAGGTTGAGCAGCAGTTCGGGCTGCTTTACGAAGCGCAGGCGCAGGGCGCGGTTCAGCGTCCAGGCCAGCGTGTAGTCGTGGGTACTACTCACCAGCCCGAAAAGGGCGAAGTCGCACTCGTACTCAACATCAAGGGTGAAAGTTTTCATAGCGGCCACAAAAGGGGCACCCGCAGGCGGGAAGCGGCAAAGCTACGGACCGCGACGGGCCATCGCCATAATCTTGTACCCGCATTTTGGAAGCGCAGCCGTGGGTTAGTTGGAAAATCTCTCGTTACTTTGCACTGTAGTTTTCCCTAAACCCCCACGGAAATGTCTGAAATCGCAGAAAAAGTAAAGGCCATTATTATTGATAAACTGGGCGTTGAAGCCTCCGAGGTTACCCCCGAGGCAAGCTTCACCAACGACCTGGGTGCTGACTCGCTGGATACCGTCGAGCTGATTATGGAGTTCGAAAAGGAATTCAACGTGAGCATCCCCGACGACCAGGCCGAGAACATCGGCACCGTGGGCCAAGCCATCAGCTACCTCGAAGAGCACGCTAAGTAGTCTTCCTCATCCTGAGCACAACGAGCAATTTGCGTAAATAATCTTTACTCAACTTCCGCGTTTTGCCTGGAATGAATCCCTAAGTTCTGCGCATACCGGCCGGCTAGCCGCCGGCCGGTTTTGCTGTTTTATCCTGCCTCATCTTTCGCGCTTCTGGCGCCTGACTTATGTCGTCCATCCGACGGGTTGTCGTTACCGGCCTTGGAGCCATCACCCCCCTGGGCAATACCGCCCCGGCTTACTGGGAAGGTCTGCGCACGGGCGCCAGCGGCGCGGCCACCATCACGCGCTTCGACCCCACCAAGTTCAAAACCCGCTTTGCCTGCGAAGTGAAAGGCTACGAAGCCGATAACTACTTCGACCGCAAGGAGCATCGCAAAATGGACCTGTTCACGCAGTTTGCCGTGGTAGCGGCCGATGAGGCCATCGCCGACTCGGGCCTGCTGGAAAGCGGCGTTGATAAGGACCGGGTGGGCGTGATTTGGGGCTCCGGCATCGGCGGCCTGAAATCGTTGCAGGAAGAATGCTTCGCCTTTGAGAAAGGCGACGGCACTCCCCGCTACTCGCCTTTCTTCATTCCGCGCATGATTGCCGACTCCTCGTCGGGCAACATCAGCATCAAAAACGGTTTTCGCGGGCCGAATTTCGTGACGACGTCGGCCTGCGCCTCGTCGAATGATGCCATTATTGCGGCCTTCAACAACATTCGCCTCGGCCTGGCCGATGCGGTGGTGACGGGCGGTTCCGAAGCGGCCATTACCGAATCGGGCGTGGGCGGCTTCAACGCCCTCAAGGCCATGAGCGAGCGCAACGACGACCCGGCTTCGGCCTCGCGGCCTTATGACAGGGACCGCGACGGCTTTGTGCTGGGCGAAGGGGCCGGTGCGCTGGTGCTCGAAGAGTACGAACACGCCAAGGCGCGCGGCGCCAAAATGTACGCCGAGCTGATTGGCGGCGGTATGTCGTCGGACGCCTACCACATCACCGCGCCCGACCCCAGCGGCAGCGGCGTGGTGCTGGTGATGAAAAATGCCCTGCGCGACGCCGGCATTGCCACCACCGACGTGGACTACATTAATACCCACGGCACGAGCACGCCGTTGGGCGACGGGGCCGAAATCAAGGCTATCGAAAAAGTGTTCGGTGAGCACGCCGAGAAGCTGAACATTTCCTCGACCAAAAGCATGACCGGCCACCTGCTGGGCGGCGCTGGCGGCATTGAGGCCGTGGCCTGCCTGCTGGCCATGCAGAACAGCCTGGTGCCCCCCACCATCAACCTGCACACGCCCGACCCGGAAATCAACCAGGCGCTGAACTTCACGCCGAACGTGGCGCAGCCCCGCGAGGTGCGCGTGGCCATGAGCAACACGTTTGGTTTCGGTGGCCACAACACGTCGGTGATTTTCCGTAAGCTGTAGGCGGCAGTCGCTGCAATAGAAAAAGTCCGTCATGCAGAGCGCAGCGCAGTTTCTTTACCGCCGTAAGTAATTCAATCGACAGGATTACTGGTGGCGGGCAAGAAACTGCGCTGCGCTCTGCATGACGGGCTTTTATAGTCACTCCACTTTATTACCATCTTCCCTTTGCTCGGTTTTGTATCCCGTTTGTTTGCTTCTGATAAAGCGTTTCGGCAGGCGGTAGCCACCGTGACGGGCCAGACGCCTAAGAATGCCCGCCTCTACCGGCTGGCCTTCACGCACTCGTCGGCGGTGCGGCAGCAGCCGGCTATTGGTAAGCACCAGACCAATGAGCGGCTGGAATTTCTCGGCGATGCCGTGCTGGGCACGGTGGTGGCCGAATACCTGTTCAAAAAGTACCCCTACGAGCAGGAGGGCTTCCTGACCGAGGTGCGCTCGCGCATCGTGAACCGCGAAAGCCTGAACGGCATCGCCCTCAAGCTGGGCCTCGATGGGCTGGTGCAGCTGGATGCCGCGCAGGGCCGCGCCGCCCGCTCGCGCTCCGTGAACGGCAACGCGCTGGAGGCCCTGGTAGGAGCCGTGTACCTGGATTTGGGCTAC
This region includes:
- a CDS encoding glycosyltransferase, producing the protein MLLPPVPTSPFFWLLLACVLVQLFYAVYFFWPFARRAPEASAAAPGPDAEPVSIVVCARNELDNLRRLLPLLLQQDYPAAFEIVLIDDRSHDDTYLYAQQLVQYYPEKIRLVTISRTPDSFAPKKYALTLGIKATRYACLLFTDADCIPATNQWLRLMQRGFAKKDGADLVLGFSAYAEAPGFLNQLIRYETLLTAAQYLSFAWRGWPYMGVGRNLAYTRACFTATKGFASHIRQLSGDDDLLVQDAVRQRQRVAVVADPSAHTLSAPAETWAAWWRQKRRHLSAGRAYRLPDRLRVGTFVLANMLFYLTTVVLVFSPNNWVSLIVVWVLRTLFVSVVYARLSQRLGQSVIVGLLPVLDAVYFFQYLALGISLFLNRTLRWK
- a CDS encoding RNA polymerase sigma factor; the protein is MEVNNQDSQKQFSAKAKHDFKLIRAAVDHGDEKAYAELMHIYKKPVYHVVLKMVRNQDDAEDLTIEAFAKAFRNLHKFNPEYAFSTWLFRIATNNCIDFIRKNKIKTMSIDSAIKVDNGDEITIDFRDNDLNPAEHAVRNQKIEIMRHIVSRLPDKYQRLVSLRYFDELSYEEIATELKAPLGTVKAQLHRARELLYDMVKHTKQII
- the rsmG gene encoding 16S rRNA (guanine(527)-N(7))-methyltransferase RsmG; amino-acid sequence: MNLLQHHFPQLTPQQLELFQQFEAEFRATNEAINLVSRPDMENFTERHVLHSLGIAKVVQFPKGSAVLDVGTGGGLPGLPLAILFPEVHFHLVDSIGKKIRAVQFMAAALGLNNVTAEQTRAEQVRAKYDFVVSRAVARLATFHPWIAHRFKPQGAPGAGLYYLKGGDLTEEIAESGLKARVTNLSDVYPEEFFETKKVVFIPAK
- a CDS encoding YheT family hydrolase, translating into MPLVAETHYQSPFYLFNGHLQTIVPSLWRTVPDVAYQRERLELPDGDFLNLDWSRLPKHHPTNDLAIVSHGLEGDASRPYVRGMVRALNRAGLDALAWNYRSCGGEMNRLLRSYHLGDTEDLDLVLRHALATGRYQRAYLLGFSAGGNVTLKYLGEDAARVPAEVQRAAVFSVPTDLQASSVHIGRLQNQVYLRRFLKSLREKVRAKAELLPGQVDLEGIEELRDFQQFDDKYTAPMHGFDSADAYYQYASSGRYLSGIRVPTLLVNAQNDPFLPASCYPREVAVSSPFVFLETPPEGGHVGFAESSGEYYSERRAVAFLTAAVPA
- the rpsT gene encoding 30S ribosomal protein S20, which codes for MANHKSALKRIRSNEAKRVLNRYQHKSTRTAIKKLRTTTDKTAAQELLKKVTSMLDRLAKKNIIHKNKAANNKSKLTKLVNAL
- a CDS encoding T9SS type A sorting domain-containing protein; the protein is MTSTAPQYVIRELPVALAGSPLSPDRLFDLHPGDLLGYETTPQSVGGPPCTSTYTLRAMLTRQVVGDSLIFTYRQQSKVVNHRISGCFGTPPGTVLGPVQTGRLAFSLRTGQSQQYEALPLLSGEYRELSRFAGSVVLVGLGLSQPTFPTCQSGNTILGYEYLHRSGMASNNTLSYGTITDGNWFQHFAAETGLGDIRTDEKTLQYSVKSGFTGPIICGSNTNYATLLPTRAAQVAAIATLHPNPAAEAATLTLVQPARAGASLRLTDALGRAVWRAPVAAGQTAVSVPLVGQPAGLYLLHLTSPDGATATWKLTHE
- the pyk gene encoding pyruvate kinase; the protein is METPNSFNKTKIVATVGPASNTYERLGTLMREGVDVFRLNFSHGAHEEHLSVINTVRRLNKDMRTSVGLLQDLQGPKIRLGEVEGGGVEIKAGDKIKLVCGEKEISTATRLSTIYLGLARDVKAGDQILIDDGKIELKVLATDRDKEVDVEVVYGGLVKPRKGINLPDSEVSAPSMTEKDIEDLKFGLEHDVDWVALSFARKADDIRFIKKLIADAGKNTRVVAKIETPDGLRNIDEIIAIADAVMVARGDLGVEVKMEEVPMAQKMIIAKCNAAGKPVIVATQMMESMITAPRPTRAETSDVANAVLDGADAVMLSAETAVGAYPAEVIRSMVGTILSVESRSPQLFHKWWPIDSSGTNFMADSILSASCHLAKNTEAKAITGMTHRGYTAFQLAKYRPKANIFIFTDNRPLLTALSLVWGVRGFYYDRLVSTDSTVADIRYVLTTTGHLEAGDVYITTGSMPIQDKGKANMVRVSIA
- a CDS encoding IPExxxVDY family protein codes for the protein MKTFTLDVEYECDFALFGLVSSTHDYTLAWTLNRALRLRFVKQPELLLNLLSHGRLVFTHYLHATESLTLRLLRNRSIAPSSLKKPYLAPDIKEYDYLLAVSNGSGHLADDEILQCLTALDAVQYACQFDPNSLKYKENLIM
- a CDS encoding acyl carrier protein, which produces MSEIAEKVKAIIIDKLGVEASEVTPEASFTNDLGADSLDTVELIMEFEKEFNVSIPDDQAENIGTVGQAISYLEEHAK
- the fabF gene encoding beta-ketoacyl-ACP synthase II encodes the protein MSSIRRVVVTGLGAITPLGNTAPAYWEGLRTGASGAATITRFDPTKFKTRFACEVKGYEADNYFDRKEHRKMDLFTQFAVVAADEAIADSGLLESGVDKDRVGVIWGSGIGGLKSLQEECFAFEKGDGTPRYSPFFIPRMIADSSSGNISIKNGFRGPNFVTTSACASSNDAIIAAFNNIRLGLADAVVTGGSEAAITESGVGGFNALKAMSERNDDPASASRPYDRDRDGFVLGEGAGALVLEEYEHAKARGAKMYAELIGGGMSSDAYHITAPDPSGSGVVLVMKNALRDAGIATTDVDYINTHGTSTPLGDGAEIKAIEKVFGEHAEKLNISSTKSMTGHLLGGAGGIEAVACLLAMQNSLVPPTINLHTPDPEINQALNFTPNVAQPREVRVAMSNTFGFGGHNTSVIFRKL
- the rnc gene encoding ribonuclease III; its protein translation is MLGFVSRLFASDKAFRQAVATVTGQTPKNARLYRLAFTHSSAVRQQPAIGKHQTNERLEFLGDAVLGTVVAEYLFKKYPYEQEGFLTEVRSRIVNRESLNGIALKLGLDGLVQLDAAQGRAARSRSVNGNALEALVGAVYLDLGYKSARNFILTRLVNGFVDVHTITTTTANFKSKLVEWAQREGRVLRYDITGEARPGGMMEFTANVLLDEEVIATGMGLSKKQAEQLAAERALTELGVS